The Paenibacillus mucilaginosus 3016 genome includes the window AGAGTCTTATCTATAACTGCACTCGGCGGCTTAATGATATTCAAGCCCCGGTGCTGCTGCTGTACGGCAAGCAGGACAAAGCGCTCTTTCCCTATGCCCGCATGCTCCGCGAGCATCTGCCCAACGCCACCATGCAGTTCATCCCCGGTGTGCGCCATCATCTCCCCACCAAGGCTCCGGGGAAGATCCATGAGGCCATGCGGCTGTGGGTCCGTCTGGTCCATCCGAAGGAAGCCCAGCCGGAGAACGAAGCTGCGAAGCTGCCGGATCTCCCGGTGGACGAGTCTGTTTCTTCAGAAGCGGAACGCCACTCTTCGCAAGCATTGCACTGAAAATAATAAAAACAAGGCTGCCTATCGGCCGGCAGCCTTGTTCTCCGTGTTACTCCTGCGTACTGCGGGGTGGACCGGCCTGCTCAGACCGAGCCGGTCACGCAGCGTCTTGCCTTCATATTCCGTCCGGAACAGCCCTCTGCGCTGAAGCTCCGGCACGACCAGCTCGACGAAGTCATCGAGCCCTCCGGGAAAATAGGGCGGCATGATATTGAACCCGTCCGCTGCACCGCCGGTGAACCACGACTCCAGCTCATCGGCGATCTCCGCCGGAGTCCCGGTCACCTCCAGATGCCCGCGTCCTCCGGCAATCCGCTGGTACAGCCGGCGGATCGTCATCCCCTCCCCGGCGAGCTCCCTCACGAGCTGCGTGCGGCTGCGGCCGCCGTTCATCTCCTCGGCCCGGGGCAGCTCGGGCAGGGGTCCGTCGACGTCGCAGCCGGTCAGGTCCACGCCGAGCAGCGCCGACAGCAGCGTCACCCCCGCTTCCTGCGGGACCAGCGACTCAAGCAGTGCCCGCTTCTCCTGCGCCTCCTCCCGCGTCCGTCCGATCACCGGGAAGACCCCCGGCATGATCAGGAGGGAGTCCGGCGAGCGGCCGTACTTCGCCAGCCTTCCCTTCACCTCCGCATAGAAGCGCTGCGCTTCCGGAAGCGCCGGCCACGCGGTGAAGATGACTTCCGCGGTCCGTGCGGCCAGCTCCCGTCCCGGCTCCGACGAGCCGGCCTGCACGATGACCGGATGGCCCTGCACCGGACGCGACACGTTCAGCGGGCCCTTCACCGAGAACCACGCGCCTTGATGATTCGGCGGATGCGCTTTGGCCCGGTCGGCATACCGCGCGTTCTCCTTATCGTACAGGAAGGCGTCGTCCTCCCAGCTGTCCCACAGACCGGTGACCACCTTCACGAACTCCCCGGCCCGTTCATAACGCAGCTCGTGCTGCAGATGGCTCTGGCCGCCGAAATTCAGCGCCTCCTCGTCATACTTGGAGGTGACCACGTTCCAGGCGGCACGGCCGCCGCTCAGGTGGTCGAGCGAAGCGAATTTGCGCGCCACATGGAACGGCTCGTTGTACGTCGTGGAAGCCGTGGCGGCAAGGCCGATATGCTCGGTCACCGCGGCGAGGGCCGACAGCAGCGTGAGCGGCTCCGGCCGGGCCGAGACGATCTGCTCGATCGCCGCGGGGAACCGGTTCGAGACGGAATAGCTGTCCGCGAGGAAGATCATGTCGAAGCGGCCCCGCTCCGCCGTTTGGGCAAGCCGGCGGTACAGCCCCAGATCCATAACGGATGAGGCCTCCGCTTCCGGATGCCGCCATGCCGCAATGTGATGGCCGGGAATCAGGAAGAAGGCGCCCAGCTTCATTTGACGCATACCAGATGATTTCATAAGCGCGGGTCCTCCCTTTTATTATCGTAATGCCTGTTCCACATAGGTGTTGTTGACCGCGTCCTTGAACGTGACCGGCTTCTTCAGAAACCGGTTCGCAAGCAGAATATCCGCCGTGGCCTGCTGGGCCTCCAGCGCTTTCGGGGTATATGCCGACAGCCGGGTGGAGCTGCGCTGCAGCACGGTCGTCAGGATGTCCGCCGGCAGCTTGGTGTGCTTCGAATAGATCTGGGCGGCCTCCGCCAGGTTGGCATTCTGCCAGTCGAGCGCCTGCTTGAAGAGCTTCAGGTACTCGGCTACCAGCTCCGGATGCTGCTTGGCAAATTCGTTATGGACGATCATCGAGACCGGGGCATAAATATCCGTCTTGACCTCCAGAGCCTTGGCTTTCTTCTGCTGCACATTCACGGTGACATAAGGATCGATGGTCACCCAGGCGTCGAGCTTGCCGGCCTCGAAGGCGGCCTGCGCGTCCTCGAACTGCAGGTTGATCAGCTTGACGTCCTCCTGTGTCAGGCCGCTTGCCTGCAGCGCCTTGATCAGATATACATGCGAGGTCGTGCCCTTCGCCAGTCCGATCGTCCGGCCCTTCAGCTCCGGGATGGAGCCGATCCCGCTCGCAGACGGCACAAGAATGGAGTTGAGCTGCCTTCCTTCGCTTAGAAGGCCGATGACCTCGAAGGGCAGCTGGTTCGATATGCCGGTGATCGCCGCCCCGTCCCCGAGGAAGGACAGGTCGACCCTGCCGGAGACGACCGCCTCAAGCAGCGGCGGACCGCTGGTGAACTGGCTCCATACGACATCGGCCTGCAGCTTGCTGAACCCTTCCTCGAGCCAGCCCTTCTCCTTGGCGAGAAGGAGCGGGTTCAGGCTGCCGTTGAGCGCCACCCTCACCTGCAGCCGGGCGCCGGGCTGCTCCTGAGGCTTGGCTGCTGCCGTGGAGGCGGCCGTAGGCTGAGCGCCTTGCGCGGACGGCTCTTTGGAGCTTCCGCAGGCCGCGGTCACCATCGCCAGCGCAAGGAGGAGCGGGGGCAGGGTACGCAGTTTGTTGTTTGAATTTACCGTGGTATTTCCTGTGGTACTTAACTTGATTTTGAACTTGGTTTTGACCATGATGCTTTCCGACAGCCCCTCTCCTCAGTACGGCCGGTCCCCTGCAATGGAGATCCGTTCCGCTGTGCGGCGGTTCGGGAAATAGTCCGAGACCGCATAATGCTGCGTCGCCCGGTTATCCCAGAAGGCGACTGAGTTCGGCTCCCAGCGGAAGCGAACCTGATACTCCGGCACATGCGCCTGCCGGAACAGGTAGGCGAGGAGCTTCTCGCTTTCCTCCGCCTCCATGCCGGCGATCCGGATGGTGAACGCGGCGTTGACGAAGAGGGTTTTCCGCCCGGTCTCCGGGTGGGTGCGAACGACGGGATGCTCCGCTGCCGGGAATTCCGCCTGCTTGGCAGCAAGCTTTTCCCCGTTCAGGAAGCGGGAGAAGGTCGGGGTAAAGTCATGGATCGCGGTCAAGCCGTCGATCTGCCTCTTCACCTCGTCAGGCAGGTTGTCGTAAGCGGCGGCCATATCGGCCCAGAGCGTATCGCCGCCGAGCGGCGGCACTTCGGAGAGCCGGAGCACGGAGCCGAGAGCCGGCTCGAGCCGCCAGGTGACATCGGTATGCCACACATTCTCATTGCCTGTCATGTTCGCATTCTTCTCGAAGCGGGTGACCTCCTCGGAGCTGCCCCGGGGCAGGAACGGATGCTTCTCGAGCGCGCCCCACTGCTTGGCGAACTGCAGCTGCTGTTCGCTGGTGATCGACTGGCTGCGGAAGAACAGGACCTTCCACTCCAGGAAGGCGCGGTGCAGCTCCGCCTTCAGTTCCGGCGTGAGGGGTTCGCTAAGATCGATGCCGGTAATTTCGGCACCGATGATCGGGCCGAGCGGTTGGAGTCCGAATAAGGTATAGGGAAGTTCCTGAACTCCCTCCGGCAGCCGTCGCAGGATGCGGGCACCGGCCTTGAGGTCTCTTGCGGGAACATAACTTCGGGATTCGTATGCAGTGGAACTCATTGGGTTCGCCTCCAAAATCATTAATCGAATGAGGATAATCGGATTAACGGGAATAAAAAAACTGCACGACACAGGGTCCAGGCCGGGGGCCCGAATCTCTGGTCGTCCAGTCGATTCCGAGTACGGTAATGGCTTTGGCTGCTTTAGCGGAAAGCCAATGAACAAAATGACTTCGAAGTCACTCTGTGGTGTGACCAAATCTTAACAGGGGTCAAAGCGTGCTGTCAATCCTCTTTTTTCCTCAGCCCTGCCTTCTCAAGCAATTCAGGGGCCGATCATCTGCAGCAGCAGGTCGATCGTCGTCTCGTCCGCCGGCGGATGTCCCCGCATCTCCAGGAGCATCAGGTTCTGGATCAGCGTCCCGAACAAGGAAGCCAGCTGTACGGGATCGCCCTGCATGACCGTGCCGTCTCGCTGCCCCTCCTCGATCAGTGTCATGAGCAGCCCCCGGTTCACTCCCGCCCGCTCGCGGATAACCTGCTTCTCTTCGTCATTCAGCTGGTCCGTGAACAGCGCCTGGAGCAGAACCAGGTAAATATCCGCACTCCGTTCCTTCGGCAGCGCCATCCGGGCGACGCAGCGGAACTTGTCCGCCGCCGTTCCCTCCATCCCGATCGCTGTGCGCAGGATCGCCCCGTAGCGAAGCTGTCCCAGCTCGATGACGGCCAGCAGAATCTCTTCTTTGGACTTGAAATAATTATAGACATGACCATGGCTCAGGCCCGCTTCGGCAGCAATGTCGCTGATCTTGGACAGCATTCCCTGACGGGCAAACAGACGGGCGGCCGCATCGAGGATCTGTCTGCGGCGCTCTTCGCGGAGCTGCTGGTCGCGCTCTGGATTACGCGGCATGGCTGAACAACCTCCTGCAAGTTCAATGAATCCGACCTCACCAGTGTAACAGAGCGGAAGATGCGGCACCACCGCCGCATGAGCCATGCCGGAATAGCGCGGCAGGGATGGCGAAGGAATCGGCCGGCAGGATTGACAGGTCAGGATGACGGGTGCTAAGATAGGCCACAACATGACTATATAGTCAGTTTGTGTGTCGGAATCGACTGGACGAACCGGAGATTCGGCAGGCGTGTTTTTCGCGCTGCCGGTCTCTTTTTTTATGCGGAGGCACCGGAAGTCCAGGACGCATCTTCTGAAGACGAAAGGAACGTGAACCGATGGCATCCCCCATCAGCATGACCAAGAAAATCACAGCGCGGGCCGAGCACCGGACAGAATACCGGCGCTCCAGCTCGCAGTGGCGTCTGTTCGTACGAGGAGCTGTGCTGCCCGTCTTCATTCTCGTGGTGTGGCAGCTGCTCAGCTCGGCCGGACTGATCTCCGGGCAGATGTTCTCTTCCCCTTCGCTGATCCTGAAGCAGTACGCGGAGCTGATCCGCACGGGCGAGCTTCTTCACCACCTGCGCATCAGTATGGTCCGCGCCTCCCTCGGCTTTGTGCTCGGCGGCGGCTGCGGACTCCTGCTCGGACTGTTCGTCGGCATGTACCGCTCTGTCGAGGAAACGGTGAATCCGAGCGTGCAGATGCTGCGCACGGTGCCCCTGCTGGCGCTCACTCCCCTGTTCATCATGTGGTTCGGCTTCGGGGAGCTCTCGAAGGTGCTGCTCATCTCGCTCGGCGCGTTCTTCCCCCTCTACGTCAATACGTTCCTCGGCATCCGCAATGTGGATGCCAAGCTGTTCGACGTAGGCCGGGTTCTGGAGTTCAGCCGGTTCGACCAGATGACCAAGCTCGTGCTTCCGGCCGCTCTGCCGAACATCCTGCTCGGCGTCCGGCTCTCGCTCAGCATCGCCTGGCTCTGCCTGGTAACCGCCGAGCTGCTCGGCTCCGACACCGGCGTCGGCTTTATGATCCAGGATGCGCGCGCCTTCATGCAGACGGATGTCGTCTTCGTCGGCATCACCCTCTTTGCCCTTGTCGGCAAGCTCTCGGATTCCGTCGTACGCTATTTGGAGGGCCGGATGCTGCGCTGGCAGGACAGCTACAAGGGATAGGCGCGTGGGTAAATAAAAAAGGCAAAGCCCTAAAACTACGGGCCTGCCTCATCGCTGCCTAATCCTTAATCATTAAACAATTCAATACGATCATGGAGCAATTGCTCAAACTGACTCTCCAGCTTATGAACACCGGCCGCCTCCAGCTCCTTCTGGTAGGAAGCCCAAAGGTCCTCAAAGTTTGCGGTCTTGGACATAATGATCTCCGGAATCCGCTTTCTTGTCACCTGGGTCAGTTTCTGCAGAATGAGTCCGCCGTCCGAATCCTGCGGAATGTTAATCTGCCAAGCTGCGCCCCAAGGTTTTACCGGGAACTCTGATACTTTCGGATACAGATCCATCCACATCTTGGCTCCGTACTTGCCAAGAACCTCCTTCTCCACTGCTGTGTACGAATCAATAATCTGCTGCTGGCTCTTCATGGAATAGGTCTGGCCGGTTGGATCTTTGACACCGTCACCGTACTGAGGGAACGGATAGCCGTAAACCCCAATACCTGTTTTCTTGCCATACTGTGGATCTTTGTTCCGCTTCTCCATCTCGTCGGCCGGAATGACGCGTTTGCCGTCTATCACCTGATAATGTACCCCTTCTACGCCCCAGCTGTTTAGGATCTGGGCCTCATCGGAGCAGAGCCAGTCCAGGAACTGAATGGCACGCACGGGGTCCTTGGCACTCTTCGATATCCCTACGCCCGTTCCTCCGGAATAACCGGGACTTTGGAAGTTCCGGTTTTTGAACTTGTCATTCAATACTACCGGGTACATCCCATACATTTTATCTTCTTTCCCGGCTTGGCGAAGCGCTTGCTCCGGCTCCGAGTACTGCCATTTGGAATCAATGATGCCCAGAACACGGCCGGAGGCGATCTTTGCCTTATACTGATCGTATTTTTGGACGAAGCTTTCCGGATCGATCAGCCCGGTGTTCCACATGTGGTTCAGCCATTTGAAATACTCTTTCTCTTCAGGGCGGGTCAGATGATACACGGGCTTCTTGGTATTGTCGTCTATGTACCATTCCCCATCGTCGGAGCCCCCGGTGGCAAATAAGGCCGGATTGGTCACCGATTGGGCGATCCGCCAATCATCCGCGAGAAGAGACAGCCCCAAAGTAGGCTGCCCGTCAATAGTCGGGTGCTTCTCCATGTAGGTCTTGATGGCGTCTTCGTAATCCTGCACCGTCTTGATCTGCGGGTAGCCCAGCTCTTTCACGACCTGATGCTGAAGCTGAAATCCGTCTCTCGGCTCCCACTGCTGCTCGTTGACGCCAAAGCTGCCCAGGAAGTAGATCGACTGGTCATCCTTGCTCCACCGGAGCCGTTTGAGATTATCACCGTAGAGCTTTTTGATGTTCGGCCCATATTGGTCTATGAGCGGAGCCAAGTCGACTAAGCCCCCGGCATCCACCAGGATGTTCACATTGTTGTTGGCGAAGATCAGGTCGGGGTACTCGTTGCTTGCGGCCATGAGGGACAGCTTCTGCTTGGGGTCTCCAACCGGGTAGTCCACCTTCAGGGTAACACCCGTTTTTTCCTTAATCTTTTGGCCCACCGGGCTCTGCATTTCTTCCCATTGCGTATTCAGTGTGGCGCTGAAGAATGTCAGGGTGACCGGCGGCTTGCTGTCGCCGGCAGCACTCCCGGACGGCGCCTCCGACGGACGTTCCGAACACCCGGTCGCCATAGTTAGAACGGCGGCCATCGATAATGCGACAGCCTTGGTTGTCTTTCTCATATGTAATCCTCCTGAATGAATCATTAGTCAGCTTTTTACAGCACCAAGCGTCAAGCCTTTAACAAAATACTTTTGCAAGAACGGATAGACAATCAGAATAGGCAGCGTGGCCGTGATCGTGATCGCCGCCCGGATCGATTCCGGTGAAACCTGTGCGGATACGGAGGGGTCGCCCGTACGGGACAAATCGCCGCTTGTACCCGCCTGTGTATTGGACAAGATTTTCATCAACTCATACTGCAGTGTGGTCAGTTCGGCGGTTCCGCTGTTGTACAGGAACGTATCGAACCAGGAATTCCACTGTCCTACCGCAATAAACAGTGCGATCGTGGCCAGAACGGGCTTACAGAGCGGAAGGATAATTTTGAAGAAAATCGTAAGATCATTAGCCCCGTCCAGCTTCGCGGACTCCTGCAGAGAGATCGGAAGCCCATCCATATAGGATCGGATGACAAATACGTTCCATGCATTGACGAGTCCGGGCAGAATGTAAACCCAGAAGGTATTCATCAGATGCAGTTCACGCATCAGCATGTAACCCGGGATTAAGCCGCCGGAGAAGTATAAGGTTAAAACAAAGATTAAGGAAATCGGCTTTCGGGCTATGAAATCCTTACGGCTCAGCACGTAGGCAATCATCGAAGCACTGAGGATCCCCAAAACCGTTCCGATGACCGTACGGAGAACCGAGTTCTTGAAGGCCGTAAGCAGGTTGCTGTACATGAAGATTTGCTTGTAATTTTCCCAGGTAAACTCCCTTGGCAGCAGGTAGATGGATCCCCGCACGGAGTCGACGGCGTCGTTAAGAGAAATGGCCAGCATATTCAGAAATGGATATACGGTCACAATCCCTACCGTAATCATGAAGAGATACAAAAAGAGATCAAACAGCCTGTCCGCCAGTTTTGC containing:
- a CDS encoding LLM class flavin-dependent oxidoreductase, which encodes MKSSGMRQMKLGAFFLIPGHHIAAWRHPEAEASSVMDLGLYRRLAQTAERGRFDMIFLADSYSVSNRFPAAIEQIVSARPEPLTLLSALAAVTEHIGLAATASTTYNEPFHVARKFASLDHLSGGRAAWNVVTSKYDEEALNFGGQSHLQHELRYERAGEFVKVVTGLWDSWEDDAFLYDKENARYADRAKAHPPNHQGAWFSVKGPLNVSRPVQGHPVIVQAGSSEPGRELAARTAEVIFTAWPALPEAQRFYAEVKGRLAKYGRSPDSLLIMPGVFPVIGRTREEAQEKRALLESLVPQEAGVTLLSALLGVDLTGCDVDGPLPELPRAEEMNGGRSRTQLVRELAGEGMTIRRLYQRIAGGRGHLEVTGTPAEIADELESWFTGGAADGFNIMPPYFPGGLDDFVELVVPELQRRGLFRTEYEGKTLRDRLGLSRPVHPAVRRSNTENKAAGR
- a CDS encoding aliphatic sulfonate ABC transporter substrate-binding protein, which gives rise to MVKTKFKIKLSTTGNTTVNSNNKLRTLPPLLLALAMVTAACGSSKEPSAQGAQPTAASTAAAKPQEQPGARLQVRVALNGSLNPLLLAKEKGWLEEGFSKLQADVVWSQFTSGPPLLEAVVSGRVDLSFLGDGAAITGISNQLPFEVIGLLSEGRQLNSILVPSASGIGSIPELKGRTIGLAKGTTSHVYLIKALQASGLTQEDVKLINLQFEDAQAAFEAGKLDAWVTIDPYVTVNVQQKKAKALEVKTDIYAPVSMIVHNEFAKQHPELVAEYLKLFKQALDWQNANLAEAAQIYSKHTKLPADILTTVLQRSSTRLSAYTPKALEAQQATADILLANRFLKKPVTFKDAVNNTYVEQALR
- a CDS encoding TauD/TfdA dioxygenase family protein, whose protein sequence is MSSTAYESRSYVPARDLKAGARILRRLPEGVQELPYTLFGLQPLGPIIGAEITGIDLSEPLTPELKAELHRAFLEWKVLFFRSQSITSEQQLQFAKQWGALEKHPFLPRGSSEEVTRFEKNANMTGNENVWHTDVTWRLEPALGSVLRLSEVPPLGGDTLWADMAAAYDNLPDEVKRQIDGLTAIHDFTPTFSRFLNGEKLAAKQAEFPAAEHPVVRTHPETGRKTLFVNAAFTIRIAGMEAEESEKLLAYLFRQAHVPEYQVRFRWEPNSVAFWDNRATQHYAVSDYFPNRRTAERISIAGDRPY
- a CDS encoding TetR/AcrR family transcriptional regulator, giving the protein MPRNPERDQQLREERRRQILDAAARLFARQGMLSKISDIAAEAGLSHGHVYNYFKSKEEILLAVIELGQLRYGAILRTAIGMEGTAADKFRCVARMALPKERSADIYLVLLQALFTDQLNDEEKQVIRERAGVNRGLLMTLIEEGQRDGTVMQGDPVQLASLFGTLIQNLMLLEMRGHPPADETTIDLLLQMIGP
- a CDS encoding ABC transporter permease — protein: MASPISMTKKITARAEHRTEYRRSSSQWRLFVRGAVLPVFILVVWQLLSSAGLISGQMFSSPSLILKQYAELIRTGELLHHLRISMVRASLGFVLGGGCGLLLGLFVGMYRSVEETVNPSVQMLRTVPLLALTPLFIMWFGFGELSKVLLISLGAFFPLYVNTFLGIRNVDAKLFDVGRVLEFSRFDQMTKLVLPAALPNILLGVRLSLSIAWLCLVTAELLGSDTGVGFMIQDARAFMQTDVVFVGITLFALVGKLSDSVVRYLEGRMLRWQDSYKG
- a CDS encoding ABC transporter substrate-binding protein yields the protein MRKTTKAVALSMAAVLTMATGCSERPSEAPSGSAAGDSKPPVTLTFFSATLNTQWEEMQSPVGQKIKEKTGVTLKVDYPVGDPKQKLSLMAASNEYPDLIFANNNVNILVDAGGLVDLAPLIDQYGPNIKKLYGDNLKRLRWSKDDQSIYFLGSFGVNEQQWEPRDGFQLQHQVVKELGYPQIKTVQDYEDAIKTYMEKHPTIDGQPTLGLSLLADDWRIAQSVTNPALFATGGSDDGEWYIDDNTKKPVYHLTRPEEKEYFKWLNHMWNTGLIDPESFVQKYDQYKAKIASGRVLGIIDSKWQYSEPEQALRQAGKEDKMYGMYPVVLNDKFKNRNFQSPGYSGGTGVGISKSAKDPVRAIQFLDWLCSDEAQILNSWGVEGVHYQVIDGKRVIPADEMEKRNKDPQYGKKTGIGVYGYPFPQYGDGVKDPTGQTYSMKSQQQIIDSYTAVEKEVLGKYGAKMWMDLYPKVSEFPVKPWGAAWQINIPQDSDGGLILQKLTQVTRKRIPEIIMSKTANFEDLWASYQKELEAAGVHKLESQFEQLLHDRIELFND
- a CDS encoding carbohydrate ABC transporter permease; this encodes MNLVWKAKLADRLFDLFLYLFMITVGIVTVYPFLNMLAISLNDAVDSVRGSIYLLPREFTWENYKQIFMYSNLLTAFKNSVLRTVIGTVLGILSASMIAYVLSRKDFIARKPISLIFVLTLYFSGGLIPGYMLMRELHLMNTFWVYILPGLVNAWNVFVIRSYMDGLPISLQESAKLDGANDLTIFFKIILPLCKPVLATIALFIAVGQWNSWFDTFLYNSGTAELTTLQYELMKILSNTQAGTSGDLSRTGDPSVSAQVSPESIRAAITITATLPILIVYPFLQKYFVKGLTLGAVKS